A portion of the Pseudomonas synxantha BG33R genome contains these proteins:
- a CDS encoding TldD/PmbA family protein gives MNHFKALVDWLKQAVTDKEQFHLGYADESSEFVRFNHAQVRQAGQVQQASLNLKLINDGRHADLGITLSGEAALDRQRLANALQQLRETLPLLPRDPYLLLNHNAWQSSNEQRRPLPALAQVLDDISQAADGVDLVGFYAAGPISRGFASSSGAFGWHCANSFNFDFSLFHANGEAVKASHAGHTWDSTEFAARFQQAREQLAFLGRPLHKLAPGQYRAYLAPPALEEIISIITWGGFSAQAIASKGSSLQRLYAGEQSLSPLVTINEQISGSLSQAFSTEGYPRADVPLIRAGKAEGQLINSRSAAEYGLSTNGASSDESPSALQMAAGSLVQADILKQLGTGLYISNLWYLNYSDLPAARLTGMTRFATFWVENGEIKAPVSTMRFDDSVYHLLGSQLEALTADRELLLSASTYSQRNTASNLLPGALVKRLTLTL, from the coding sequence ATGAACCACTTCAAGGCACTGGTGGACTGGCTCAAGCAGGCCGTCACCGACAAGGAGCAGTTCCACCTGGGTTACGCGGATGAATCGTCCGAGTTCGTGCGTTTCAACCACGCACAGGTGCGCCAGGCCGGCCAGGTGCAACAGGCCAGCCTGAACCTCAAGCTGATCAACGATGGCCGCCACGCCGACCTGGGCATCACCCTGTCCGGCGAGGCGGCACTGGATCGCCAGCGTCTGGCCAATGCCCTGCAACAGCTGCGTGAAACCCTGCCGCTGCTGCCACGTGATCCGTACCTGCTGCTCAACCACAACGCCTGGCAAAGCAGCAACGAACAGCGACGGCCGCTGCCGGCCCTGGCCCAGGTGCTGGACGACATCAGCCAGGCTGCCGACGGCGTCGATCTGGTCGGCTTCTACGCCGCCGGCCCCATCAGCCGTGGTTTCGCCAGTTCCTCGGGCGCGTTCGGCTGGCATTGCGCCAACAGCTTCAACTTCGATTTCAGCCTGTTCCACGCCAATGGCGAAGCGGTCAAGGCCAGCCACGCCGGGCACACCTGGGACAGCACCGAATTTGCCGCACGCTTTCAACAGGCCCGCGAGCAACTGGCGTTCCTGGGGCGGCCGCTGCACAAGCTGGCGCCCGGCCAATACCGTGCCTACCTTGCACCGCCAGCGCTGGAAGAAATCATCAGCATCATTACCTGGGGTGGTTTTTCGGCCCAGGCCATCGCCAGCAAAGGCAGTTCGTTGCAGCGCCTGTATGCCGGTGAGCAATCACTGAGCCCGCTGGTGACAATCAATGAACAGATCAGCGGTTCCCTGAGCCAGGCGTTTTCCACCGAAGGCTACCCGCGCGCGGATGTGCCCCTGATCCGGGCAGGCAAGGCCGAGGGCCAGTTGATCAACTCTCGCAGCGCCGCCGAATACGGTTTGAGCACCAACGGCGCCAGCAGCGACGAGTCTCCCAGCGCCTTGCAAATGGCGGCAGGCAGCCTGGTCCAGGCCGATATCCTCAAGCAGTTGGGCACCGGGTTATATATCAGCAACCTCTGGTACCTGAACTATTCCGACCTGCCAGCGGCGCGCCTGACCGGCATGACGCGCTTTGCCACGTTCTGGGTGGAAAACGGCGAAATCAAGGCGCCGGTCAGCACCATGCGCTTTGATGACAGTGTGTATCACTTGCTCGGTTCTCAGCTCGAAGCCCTGACCGCTGATCGGGAACTGCTACTGTCGGCCAGCACTTACAGCCAGCGCAATACCGCCTCCAACCTGCTGCCAGGTGCCTTGGTCAAACGCCTGACCTTGACATTGTAA
- a CDS encoding alpha/beta fold hydrolase, protein MNHGSFVIERLFKHYNVHVEQLGNNPQRKTVLMVNGALSTTRSFARTSKCLAEHFNVLLFDLPFSGYSREHNTDLDLVTKDDEVQILRALVERFEVNHLVSASWGGISTLLTLAHNPPSIESSVVMALAPNLNQAMLEYVERVRVLIEADDKSAVGHLLNETVGKYLSPRLKRNNHRHLSTMATTEYRQARFHIHQVLALGDGNYLPALRQIETPVHFLNGALDEYTPAAEAQLFKQYVGRSSFAVAEHTGHLLDLESREAALAVHRALLDFLVGEHATLSDLDEPPVGK, encoded by the coding sequence ATGAACCATGGAAGTTTCGTCATTGAAAGGCTGTTCAAACACTACAACGTTCACGTAGAGCAGCTCGGTAATAACCCGCAAAGAAAAACCGTGCTGATGGTCAATGGCGCCCTGTCCACCACGCGTTCCTTTGCCCGCACCAGCAAATGCCTGGCCGAGCATTTCAATGTGCTGCTGTTCGATTTGCCATTCTCCGGCTACTCGCGCGAGCACAACACCGACCTCGACTTGGTTACCAAGGACGATGAGGTGCAAATCCTGCGCGCCCTGGTAGAGCGCTTTGAGGTCAACCATTTAGTGTCCGCCTCGTGGGGCGGCATCTCCACATTGCTGACCCTGGCGCACAACCCACCCTCCATCGAAAGCTCCGTGGTGATGGCCCTGGCCCCCAACCTCAATCAGGCCATGCTTGAATACGTGGAGCGCGTGCGCGTGTTGATCGAGGCCGATGACAAGTCCGCGGTCGGCCACCTGCTCAACGAGACGGTCGGCAAATACCTGTCGCCGCGCCTCAAGCGCAACAACCATCGGCACCTGTCGACCATGGCCACTACCGAGTACCGCCAGGCGCGCTTTCACATTCACCAGGTCCTGGCCTTGGGCGATGGCAACTATTTGCCGGCGCTGCGACAGATCGAGACGCCGGTGCACTTTCTCAACGGTGCCCTGGACGAATACACCCCGGCCGCCGAGGCCCAGCTGTTCAAACAATATGTAGGCCGCAGCAGCTTTGCGGTGGCCGAGCATACCGGCCACCTGCTGGACCTGGAGTCTCGGGAAGCGGCGCTGGCAGTTCACCGTGCATTGCTGGATTTCCTGGTCGGAGAGCACGCAACGTTGTCGGACTTAGACGAACCGCCAGTGGGAAAATGA
- the mdtD gene encoding multidrug transporter subunit MdtD: MPNRAPLDAKTARWLPWVVAIAFFMQSLDGTILNTALPAMARDLAENPLRMQGVVIAYMLTVALLIPASGWIADRFGTKKIFFGAIMLFSLGSLLCALSSSLTMLVGARIIQGLGGALMLPVGRLVVLRAYPRSELVRIMGFITIPGLLGPLLGPTMGGWMVQYLTWHWIFLINLPVGMIGCYAVWKFIPDLRGSERTRFDGLGFLLFGAAMVLITIAMEGLGELHLPHLRVILLLFGGFACLAAYWLRAGHIDNPLFSPVLFKTRTFAVGILGNLFARLGSGALPFLVPLLLQVALGYSPSEAGMSMLPLAAAAMFAKSVARPLIERLGYRIVLTGNTLALGIMLASMGLVSEHTPYPLLLAMLAVLGAINSLQFTAMNTVTLIDLDDAQASSGNSLLSVVAQLSLSLGVACAGALLGGFTAEAGNDGVESVLGAFQLTFLTVGIMAMLAAAIFLQLSPKDGKRVVSREHDIEH; the protein is encoded by the coding sequence ATGCCGAATCGTGCCCCTCTCGATGCCAAGACCGCCCGCTGGCTCCCCTGGGTGGTAGCGATTGCCTTCTTCATGCAATCGCTGGATGGGACGATCCTCAACACGGCTCTGCCGGCCATGGCCCGGGACCTCGCGGAGAACCCGCTGCGCATGCAGGGGGTGGTGATTGCCTACATGCTCACCGTCGCCCTTCTGATCCCCGCATCCGGTTGGATCGCCGACCGTTTTGGCACCAAGAAGATTTTCTTTGGCGCGATCATGCTGTTCAGTCTCGGCTCGCTGCTGTGCGCACTGTCCAGCAGTTTGACCATGCTGGTGGGCGCCCGGATAATCCAGGGCTTGGGCGGTGCGCTGATGCTGCCAGTCGGGCGGCTGGTGGTGCTGCGCGCCTATCCGCGTTCCGAGCTGGTGCGCATCATGGGTTTCATCACTATCCCCGGCCTGCTCGGCCCCTTACTGGGCCCGACCATGGGCGGCTGGATGGTGCAATACCTGACCTGGCACTGGATCTTCCTGATCAACCTGCCGGTGGGCATGATCGGCTGCTATGCCGTATGGAAGTTCATCCCCGACCTGCGCGGCAGCGAGCGCACGCGCTTCGACGGCCTGGGTTTCCTGCTGTTCGGCGCGGCGATGGTGCTGATCACCATCGCCATGGAGGGTCTGGGCGAACTGCACCTGCCGCACCTGCGGGTCATATTGCTGCTGTTCGGCGGGTTCGCCTGCCTGGCGGCGTACTGGCTGCGCGCCGGGCATATTGATAACCCGTTGTTCTCGCCGGTGCTGTTCAAGACCCGCACCTTTGCCGTAGGCATTCTGGGCAACCTGTTTGCGCGGCTGGGCAGCGGCGCACTGCCCTTCCTGGTACCGCTTTTGTTGCAGGTGGCACTAGGTTACTCGCCATCAGAAGCCGGGATGAGCATGCTGCCACTCGCGGCGGCGGCGATGTTTGCCAAATCCGTGGCAAGGCCGCTGATCGAGCGCCTCGGTTATCGCATCGTGCTGACCGGCAACACCTTGGCTCTGGGCATCATGCTGGCGAGCATGGGCCTGGTCAGCGAGCACACGCCCTACCCGCTGCTGCTGGCCATGCTGGCGGTGCTGGGGGCGATCAACTCGCTGCAATTCACGGCGATGAACACCGTGACCCTGATCGACCTCGACGACGCCCAGGCCAGCAGCGGCAACAGTTTGTTGTCGGTGGTGGCGCAGTTGTCCCTCAGCCTCGGCGTGGCCTGTGCCGGCGCGTTGCTTGGCGGGTTTACTGCCGAGGCCGGCAATGACGGTGTGGAAAGTGTCCTCGGCGCGTTCCAGCTGACCTTCCTCACCGTGGGCATCATGGCGATGCTGGCGGCGGCGATCTTCCTGCAATTGTCGCCAAAAGACGGCAAACGCGTGGTCAGCCGCGAGCACGATATCGAGCATTGA
- the dbpA gene encoding ATP-dependent RNA helicase DbpA: MLANLDSLGYVEMTQIQAQSLPVILKGLDLIAQAKTGSGKTAAFGIGLLNPINPRYFGCQALVMCPTRELADQVAKEIRRLARAEDNIKVLTLCGGVSLGPQIASLEHGAHVIVGTPGRIQQHLRKGSLVLDGLNTLILDEADRMLDMGFYDAIEDIISKTPPRRQTLLFSATYPVSIKQLASKFMRAPQQVKAEAFHSDDQIEQRFYEISPEERMDAVTKVLAHFRPASCVAFCFTKQQVQETVDHLTAKGISAVGLHGDLEQRDRDQVLAMFANRSTSVLVATDVAARGLDIDSLDMVINVELARDSEIHIHRVGRTGRAGETGIAISLVAPSEAHRAQAIEQLQKSPLNWDQLDNLKPQSGGPLLPQMSTLCIAAGRKDKVRPGDILGALTGEAGIPGAQVGKIAIFDFQAFVAVERGIAKQALQRLNDGKIKGRSLRVRIL; the protein is encoded by the coding sequence ATGCTGGCTAACCTCGACTCGCTGGGTTACGTCGAGATGACGCAGATCCAGGCGCAAAGCTTGCCGGTGATCCTCAAGGGGCTGGACCTGATTGCCCAGGCCAAGACCGGCAGCGGCAAGACCGCCGCCTTCGGCATCGGCTTGTTGAACCCGATCAACCCACGTTACTTCGGTTGCCAGGCGCTGGTGATGTGCCCCACCCGTGAGCTGGCCGACCAGGTCGCCAAGGAAATCCGTCGCCTGGCCCGTGCCGAAGACAACATCAAGGTGCTGACCCTGTGCGGCGGCGTGTCCCTCGGCCCGCAGATCGCCTCCCTGGAGCATGGCGCCCACGTCATCGTCGGCACTCCGGGCCGCATCCAGCAGCACCTGCGCAAAGGCTCGCTGGTACTGGATGGCCTGAACACCCTGATCCTCGACGAAGCTGACCGTATGCTCGACATGGGCTTCTACGACGCCATCGAAGACATCATCAGCAAGACCCCGCCACGCCGCCAGACCCTGCTGTTCTCGGCCACCTACCCGGTGAGCATCAAGCAGCTGGCGTCCAAGTTCATGCGTGCGCCGCAGCAGGTGAAGGCCGAGGCGTTCCACTCCGACGACCAGATCGAACAGCGCTTCTACGAAATCTCCCCAGAAGAACGCATGGACGCGGTGACCAAGGTGCTGGCGCATTTCCGCCCGGCCTCCTGCGTGGCGTTCTGCTTCACCAAGCAGCAAGTGCAGGAAACTGTCGACCACCTGACGGCCAAAGGCATTTCCGCCGTCGGCCTGCACGGCGACCTGGAACAGCGCGACCGTGACCAGGTACTGGCGATGTTCGCCAACCGCAGCACCTCAGTGCTGGTGGCTACCGACGTGGCTGCCCGTGGCCTGGACATCGACTCGCTGGACATGGTGATCAACGTCGAACTGGCCCGCGACTCGGAGATCCACATTCACCGCGTGGGCCGTACCGGTCGTGCCGGCGAGACCGGTATCGCCATCAGCCTGGTGGCACCGTCCGAAGCGCACCGCGCCCAGGCCATCGAGCAACTGCAGAAGTCGCCGCTGAACTGGGACCAACTGGACAACCTCAAGCCGCAAAGCGGTGGCCCGTTGCTGCCGCAGATGAGTACCCTGTGCATCGCCGCCGGGCGTAAAGACAAGGTCCGCCCAGGCGACATTCTGGGTGCATTGACCGGTGAAGCCGGCATTCCGGGCGCCCAGGTCGGCAAGATTGCGATCTTTGACTTCCAGGCATTCGTGGCCGTAGAACGCGGAATCGCCAAGCAGGCGTTGCAGCGCTTGAATGACGGCAAGATCAAAGGCCGTTCGTTGCGCGTGCGGATCCTGTAA
- a CDS encoding NAD(P)/FAD-dependent oxidoreductase, protein MRSTEVVIIGAGAAGLMCALTAAGRGRKVMLIDHANKAGKKILMSGGGRCNFTNMYTEPANFLSHNAHFCKSALARYTQWDFIGLVAKHGVPYHEKKLGQLFCDNKSSDILGMLLDECIQTGVSLHLDTSIEEIARLDNGYQLQTTLGELHCESLVIATGGLSIPTLGATGFGYQVARQFGHELLPTRAGLVPFTITDQLKELCSELSGTSVDCLVSCNGQSFRENMLFTHRGLSGPAILQISSYWESGDTVEINLLPDHDAHDWLQQQQAEHPNSELKTLLGEIFTKKMANLLAQSWFESKPMKQYTHAEIADIAQKLGSWQLVPAGTEGYRTAEVTLGGVDTREVSSKTMESLKSPGLYFIGEVLDVTGHLGGFNFQWAWASGYAAAQYA, encoded by the coding sequence TTGCGCTCGACCGAAGTTGTGATCATTGGCGCCGGCGCGGCAGGCTTGATGTGCGCACTGACCGCCGCCGGGCGTGGGCGCAAAGTGATGCTGATCGACCACGCCAACAAGGCCGGCAAGAAGATCCTGATGTCCGGTGGTGGCCGCTGTAACTTCACCAATATGTACACCGAGCCGGCCAACTTCCTCTCGCATAACGCGCACTTCTGCAAGTCGGCCCTGGCGCGCTACACCCAGTGGGATTTCATTGGGCTGGTGGCCAAGCACGGCGTGCCGTACCACGAGAAAAAACTCGGCCAGCTGTTCTGCGATAACAAGTCCAGCGACATCCTCGGCATGTTGCTCGATGAGTGCATCCAGACCGGCGTGAGCCTGCACCTGGACACCTCCATCGAGGAAATCGCCAGGCTCGATAACGGTTACCAATTGCAGACCACGCTCGGCGAGTTGCACTGCGAGTCGCTGGTGATTGCCACTGGTGGCTTGTCGATCCCCACACTGGGCGCCACCGGTTTCGGTTACCAAGTGGCCAGGCAATTCGGCCATGAACTGTTGCCGACCCGCGCCGGGCTGGTGCCGTTCACCATCACCGACCAGCTCAAGGAGTTGTGCAGCGAGTTGTCCGGCACCTCGGTGGATTGCCTGGTCAGCTGCAACGGCCAGAGCTTTCGCGAGAACATGCTATTCACCCATCGTGGCCTGAGCGGGCCGGCGATTTTGCAGATCTCGTCTTACTGGGAGTCCGGCGACACGGTGGAAATCAACCTGTTGCCCGATCATGACGCCCATGACTGGCTGCAACAGCAACAGGCCGAGCATCCCAACAGCGAGCTAAAGACCCTGCTGGGGGAGATTTTCACCAAGAAGATGGCCAACCTGCTGGCCCAGAGCTGGTTCGAATCCAAACCGATGAAGCAGTACACCCATGCTGAAATTGCCGATATCGCGCAAAAGCTTGGGAGCTGGCAACTCGTACCGGCCGGCACCGAGGGCTATCGCACTGCCGAGGTAACCTTAGGTGGAGTGGACACGCGGGAAGTATCTTCCAAGACCATGGAATCACTGAAAAGCCCTGGCCTGTACTTCATCGGCGAAGTGCTGGATGTGACCGGTCACTTGGGCGGGTTCAACTTCCAGTGGGCGTGGGCGTCGGGCTACGCAGCCGCGCAATACGCCTGA
- the yccS gene encoding YccS family putative transporter yields the protein MSSTSFKQSMRRLWALDKFSYSVRVFIALTGSMALCWYQDEMTLLIPLFLGIIASALAETDDSWQGRLNALAVTLVCFSIAALSVELLFPYPWIFAIALALASFSLTMLGALGERYGAIASATLILSVYTMIGVDQRGGAVTDFWHEPLLLVAGAAWYGVLSVLWQALFSNQPVQQSLARLFRELGRYLKLKSSLFEPIRQLDVEARRLELAQQNGRVVAALNAAKEIILHRVGNGRPGSKVSRYLKLYFLAQDIHERASSSHYPYNALTDAFFHSDVLFRCQRLLRQQGKACQTLAESIQLRQPFIYDDSFAEALGDLNASLEHLRIQSNPAWRGLLRSLRALAANLSTLDRLLGDASNPDALADATDSNLLDRAPRNFKEMWTRLRTQLTPTSLLFRHALRLSLALTIGYGTLHAIHASQGYWIILTTLFVCQPSYGATRRKLGQRIIGTAIGLTVAWALFDLFPNPVVQSMFAIAAGLVFFINRTTRYTLATAAITLMVLFCFNQVGDGYGLFLPRLFDTLLGSLIAGLAVFLFLPDWQGRRLNKVLANTLTCNSIYLRQIMQQYAAGKSDDLAYRLARRNAHNADAALSTTLANMLMEPGHFRKEADVGFRFLVLSHTLLSYLSGLGAHRETQLPADVREHLIEGAGNSLAASIDEIASGLANKQPIAIQSDAEEGLAAELEQMPDEIDEAQRLVQTQLALICRQLGPLRTLAAHLIKDTSAA from the coding sequence ATGTCATCGACCTCGTTCAAGCAGTCCATGCGGCGCCTGTGGGCGCTGGATAAATTCAGCTACAGCGTACGGGTGTTCATCGCCCTCACCGGCAGCATGGCGCTGTGTTGGTACCAGGATGAAATGACGCTGTTGATCCCGCTGTTCCTGGGGATTATCGCCAGCGCCCTGGCCGAGACTGATGACAGTTGGCAGGGCCGCCTCAACGCCCTGGCGGTGACACTGGTGTGTTTCAGCATCGCCGCGCTGTCGGTGGAATTGCTGTTCCCCTACCCCTGGATCTTTGCCATCGCCCTGGCTTTGGCCAGTTTCTCCCTGACCATGCTCGGTGCGCTGGGCGAACGCTATGGCGCGATTGCCTCGGCCACCCTGATTCTGTCGGTCTATACCATGATCGGCGTGGACCAACGCGGCGGCGCCGTCACCGACTTCTGGCATGAGCCGCTGCTGCTGGTGGCCGGCGCCGCCTGGTACGGCGTGCTGTCAGTGCTGTGGCAGGCGCTGTTTTCCAACCAGCCGGTGCAGCAGAGCCTGGCGCGGTTGTTCCGTGAGCTGGGGCGCTATCTCAAGCTCAAGTCATCCTTGTTCGAGCCGATCCGCCAACTGGATGTGGAAGCCCGACGCCTGGAACTGGCCCAGCAAAATGGCCGGGTGGTCGCCGCGCTGAATGCGGCCAAGGAAATCATTCTGCACCGTGTCGGCAATGGTCGACCGGGCTCGAAGGTCAGCCGTTACCTGAAGCTGTATTTCCTGGCCCAGGACATCCACGAACGCGCCAGTTCGTCTCACTACCCGTACAACGCCCTGACCGATGCCTTTTTCCACAGCGATGTGCTGTTTCGCTGCCAGCGCCTGCTGCGCCAGCAAGGCAAAGCCTGCCAGACCCTGGCCGAGTCGATCCAACTGCGCCAACCGTTCATCTATGACGACAGCTTCGCCGAGGCCCTGGGCGACCTGAACGCCTCCCTGGAGCACCTGCGCATCCAGAGCAACCCCGCCTGGCGTGGCCTGTTACGCTCGTTGCGCGCCTTGGCCGCCAACCTGTCCACCCTTGACCGCCTGCTGGGCGACGCCAGCAACCCCGATGCCCTGGCCGACGCTACCGACAGCAACCTGTTGGACCGCGCCCCGCGTAACTTCAAGGAAATGTGGACGCGCCTGCGCACCCAACTCACGCCGACGTCATTGCTGTTTCGCCACGCCTTGCGCCTGTCACTGGCATTGACCATCGGCTATGGCACCCTGCACGCCATCCACGCGTCCCAAGGTTACTGGATCATCCTCACTACCCTGTTCGTCTGCCAGCCGAGCTACGGCGCCACCCGCCGCAAACTCGGCCAGCGGATCATCGGCACCGCCATCGGCCTGACCGTGGCCTGGGCGCTGTTCGATTTGTTCCCCAACCCGGTCGTGCAATCGATGTTCGCCATCGCTGCGGGCCTGGTGTTCTTTATCAACCGCACCACGCGCTATACCCTGGCGACTGCAGCGATCACCCTGATGGTGCTGTTCTGCTTCAACCAGGTGGGCGATGGCTACGGGCTGTTTCTGCCTCGCCTGTTCGATACCCTGCTTGGCAGCCTGATCGCGGGCCTGGCGGTGTTCCTGTTCCTGCCCGACTGGCAAGGCCGACGCCTGAACAAAGTGCTGGCCAACACCCTGACCTGCAACAGCATCTACCTGCGCCAGATCATGCAGCAATACGCCGCCGGCAAGAGCGACGACCTGGCCTACCGCCTGGCCCGGCGCAACGCGCATAACGCCGATGCCGCGCTATCCACTACGCTGGCGAATATGCTGATGGAGCCTGGGCACTTTCGTAAGGAGGCCGACGTAGGCTTTCGCTTTCTGGTGCTGTCACACACCTTGCTCAGCTATTTGTCGGGTTTGGGTGCGCACCGCGAAACCCAGCTTCCGGCCGACGTGCGTGAGCATTTGATCGAAGGCGCAGGCAACAGCCTGGCGGCAAGCATTGATGAGATCGCAAGCGGCCTGGCCAACAAACAGCCGATTGCGATCCAGAGTGATGCCGAGGAAGGGTTGGCGGCAGAGTTGGAGCAAATGCCGGATGAGATCGATGAGGCGCAGCGGCTGGTGCAAACGCAGTTGGCGTTGATTTGTCGGCAGTTGGGGCCGTTGCGCACGTTGGCCGCGCACTTGATCAAAGACACCAGCGCGGCTTAG
- a CDS encoding substrate-binding periplasmic protein, with translation MPRLTRAVALIAVLLLAQPVLAQRLRLVADSWPPFTDATLINGGLATDIVSTALARAGYASDFDQVPWARALKGVGDGRYDVLINAWYDEARTQLGQFSREYLLNRVRFLKRSDDPIAYRNLTELHDEKIAVVRGYAYSAAFDQDTLLQKVPVHNFAMAVRMLAAQRVRLTLEDEYVARYYLARESPRVRNAVAFVGEPLSQNSLHILVSLKNPEHAQIVAGFDREIARMKADGSYARLMKAHGM, from the coding sequence ATGCCGCGATTGACTCGTGCCGTTGCTTTGATCGCCGTGTTGTTACTGGCCCAACCGGTGTTGGCACAACGCCTGCGCCTGGTGGCGGATAGCTGGCCGCCGTTTACCGATGCCACCCTGATCAATGGCGGCCTGGCCACGGATATCGTCAGCACGGCCCTGGCCCGTGCGGGGTATGCCAGTGATTTTGACCAGGTGCCTTGGGCTCGCGCCTTGAAGGGGGTGGGTGATGGGCGCTACGACGTGCTGATCAACGCCTGGTACGACGAGGCCCGTACGCAGTTGGGGCAGTTTTCCCGCGAGTATTTGCTTAACCGTGTGCGCTTTCTCAAGCGTAGCGACGATCCCATTGCTTATCGCAACCTGACAGAACTGCACGACGAGAAGATCGCCGTGGTGCGCGGCTACGCCTACTCGGCAGCGTTTGACCAAGACACACTGTTGCAGAAAGTGCCGGTGCACAACTTTGCCATGGCCGTGCGCATGTTGGCGGCCCAGCGCGTGCGGTTGACGTTGGAGGATGAATACGTAGCGCGTTACTACCTGGCGCGGGAATCGCCGCGGGTGCGCAATGCTGTGGCGTTTGTGGGCGAGCCCTTGAGCCAGAACAGCTTGCATATCCTGGTCAGCCTGAAGAACCCCGAACACGCGCAGATTGTTGCCGGTTTTGATCGGGAAATTGCACGGATGAAGGCGGATGGCAGTTATGCGCGGTTGATGAAGGCGCATGGGATGTAG
- a CDS encoding GNAT family N-acetyltransferase, translated as MTVDWVCKHHDDLGKEQLYAILRLRSEVFVVEQQCVYQDIDGQDLAGDTHHLMAWQDDELVAYLRLLDPESQGDDVVIGRVIVAPVARGTGLGHQMMEEALKRIESIWPEMPIFLSAQAHLQGYYGRYGFVVVGEEYLEDDIPHIGMRRA; from the coding sequence ATGACGGTCGATTGGGTCTGCAAACATCACGACGACTTGGGCAAGGAACAGCTGTACGCCATCCTGCGCCTGCGAAGCGAGGTCTTCGTCGTCGAGCAACAATGCGTTTACCAGGACATCGACGGCCAGGATCTGGCGGGCGATACCCACCACTTGATGGCCTGGCAAGATGATGAGCTGGTGGCCTACCTGCGGTTACTGGACCCTGAATCCCAGGGCGACGACGTAGTGATCGGCCGCGTCATCGTCGCGCCGGTGGCACGGGGCACCGGGCTGGGGCATCAAATGATGGAGGAAGCGCTCAAGCGCATTGAGAGTATCTGGCCAGAAATGCCGATTTTTCTCTCGGCCCAGGCGCATTTGCAGGGGTATTACGGACGGTATGGGTTTGTGGTGGTGGGTGAGGAATACCTGGAAGACGATATTCCACATATTGGTATGCGGCGGGCTTGA
- a CDS encoding winged helix-turn-helix domain-containing protein, which yields MDVSKTKSSFYRRLYVAYLIDSQLASSVPALTEATGMPRRTAQDTIAALADLDIVCEFEQEEGARNHAGHYRIRDWGAIDRGWIAANLAMIKQVLGYP from the coding sequence ATGGATGTGAGCAAGACCAAAAGCAGCTTCTATCGCCGCCTGTATGTGGCGTATTTGATCGACAGCCAATTGGCCAGCAGCGTCCCGGCGCTGACCGAGGCCACTGGTATGCCACGGCGCACGGCCCAGGACACGATTGCGGCGTTGGCTGACTTGGATATCGTGTGCGAGTTTGAGCAGGAAGAGGGGGCGCGTAATCACGCTGGGCATTATCGGATTCGTGATTGGGGTGCGATTGACCGGGGGTGGATCGCGGCCAATCTTGCGATGATCAAGCAGGTGTTGGGTTACCCCTGA
- a CDS encoding M48 family metallopeptidase — MTALKYLQAYPAALQEQVRQLIAKDQLGAYLEQRYPERHTVQSDKALYAYALALKQEHLRNAPSIDKVLFDNRLDLTHRALGLHTTISRVQGGNLKSKKEIRIASLFKEAAPQFLRMIVVHELAHFKESDHNKAFYKLCQYMMPDYHQVEFDLRVYLTWRDLQGKP, encoded by the coding sequence ATGACTGCGTTGAAATACCTTCAGGCCTATCCCGCTGCGCTTCAGGAGCAAGTGCGTCAACTGATCGCCAAGGACCAGTTGGGTGCCTATCTGGAGCAGCGTTACCCCGAACGCCACACCGTGCAGAGCGACAAGGCGCTGTACGCCTACGCGCTGGCCCTGAAGCAGGAACACTTGCGCAACGCACCGTCCATCGACAAGGTGCTGTTCGACAACCGCCTGGACCTGACCCATCGAGCCTTGGGTTTGCACACCACGATTTCCCGGGTACAGGGCGGCAATCTCAAGTCCAAGAAAGAGATTCGCATCGCTTCGCTGTTCAAGGAGGCCGCCCCGCAGTTTCTACGCATGATCGTGGTGCATGAACTGGCGCACTTCAAGGAATCGGACCACAACAAGGCGTTCTACAAACTCTGCCAATACATGATGCCGGACTACCATCAGGTGGAATTCGACCTGCGGGTGTACCTTACCTGGCGCGATTTGCAGGGCAAGCCCTAA